The DNA region ttataataaaactaaaagcAGCTTTTATAATTTCCAGTCCCTCCCATACTTGGGATCTATGTATTGCATGATTAAAATATGCACACACAACAATCTGGCTTTCCTGCTACATCATCAGTCTGCGAGCTCAGAgtacataaaaatatgtttaaatattgTTCGAATATTATACAGAATTTCGAAAATGTTGTGGGGTTACTTTCATCATTGAGGTTCAAAAATATAGTTAGGCAGTGCAGTTGGGGAACCCACAGGCCTCTGGAGCGGCGCTGAGCTGGTGAAGTGATGGGGTTTGCCTAGAGTGGCAGAGAACTTCTGTTATTGATGCTTGCCATATGCTTATTCAACTAGCTCCACCTCTTTTCTAACTCCAAGTTGATCCACCATGTCAACTTGACCAACCAGCTTCCCTcacaatcaaaatataaattgcCTGTCTAAGGATTCTATGACACCCATCTGCCACGCTTTTCATAATCTTTCACTCATCAAGTTCTAAAACTCTATTAATTTGCCTATGACATTTATTTccattaatgaaaattattacGTGAAAGGACAAAAATGTCATAAACGTGATTTCTTTTTATCGCCTTGTTTCATCACTCTGATTTTACATAGCTGAtgctatttttgttttattgatggCTTTGGCATCAATCATGCTATGATCAGGTTTCGAATCAAAacgataatttatttttggtttttcaagAAAAGTGTACAAGtcattttcattgttgttgttgttgttgcttcaTTTAAGTAAATTGTGTAACTCTAGCCATGGTTttgataatctcattatcatctatgatgatgatgatgatgatgtccCAATTGAATTGCTCTTTTGGTATCTATGTAGGAACAACTACGTTTTTTTGTTTAGTACCCAAACACAATGCCAATTCCCAATCAAGTTATCAAACATGAGAGTTGTGGCTAATGATTTCACATAACAATGAGAGATCAACAACATGAGATTTGGCAAGATCCATCCCCTGTAAAGCTATTTAGTGTAACATGAGGGTGATAAGAGTAGAAAACATCCCACCATAATAACAGCGAAAGAAGGGAAAGTTAAGTGAATTAGTGATACTAGCAATAAATTACAAGATCtatttggtatttttctttttaaaattatatttttaagattcatTCGATTATCTTCTCTGTTATGTAATCGAATTCTTAAAGATTCATAGGATGACAAAATTGactttaaaacttataaaacaaAAGACGAACTTCCTCTGTTAAAACTTGGATGCtaatttgaattactttaatatattcCCAATATTgatagagaaataaaatattctttaattttgataaaaattaaaaatagattaataattGACATTTGTATTAACTTAAAAGGTTTGAAAGTAAGTTGTTTCTCAAACTTTCGGGTACACCTAACTAAATTTACTATGTTTGACCCACACAATCTCCAAAATGCTGTTGATAAATCATCATCATACTAATCATGAGATTAAAAAGACCAAACCCAGTTCCATCCTTATAAGACATCCCAGTGTATCAGCACAGCACAACCATGAAGATTttcttttcaatctcatttaaattttcatgtaATATAAGACTAAATCTGCaaccaaaaatttgtcaaaaagaaaccATCTTGGAAGCCTGTGTCTGTTAAGGCCAAAAAATTGAATGCAGACTAATTAGCTATCAACAAAACATCAACTGTGTTTAACTTATGCATGTGTAATTTCTCCCCCTTTTGCTCCAATTGTTGAAGCATCGTTGGAACTTGGAAACATTTTGAAACATGTGACCACAAGTATCCACCGCATGATCATCCCTCCTTTTGTTCGACAGACAAATCATACGATTGATCTTTTCTACTACTCTTAATCCTCAATAAACCGTACAACTTTTTAAACTCCTTGACAGTATTTTCCCTGAACACGGAACTAGAATCCCCTGTTTCGTCCAGTGATTTCCTTGACCAACTTTCATACAACCGCTGTCCGATACTGGAAGACCCCCTGCCATCGCCGTCGTTTGCAAAGCCGTGATGACCGATTTCAGGGCTCGACTAGGTGAGTTCCTGTTGGCTATCATTAACTCACCGATCTCTGCTGGACTCAAACTCGCCCCACTTTGAAAAATCTCCTCCACTTGGGGGAACAACTTATGATCTTTTAGTCCCAAATAACTGTTTGCTAATGTTTTGAAAGCTGAGAAATTACATAATGGAAAATGGATGTGAACATCTATGCGACCCGGTCGAAGTATAGCCGGGTCAATAAGCTCTTTACTGTTCATGGTGAAGACCATAATTCTTTCTTCCAGGCAGCAGGAGTTTAATATCCCGTCCATGAAGTTTGATACCCCGGATAAGCTCACCGCCGTTGATTTATCAACCAAAAACCGATCAAGATCCTCGATTAGAATGACGGACTTGCTTGTTGTTTGCAACAATAGCATTTTGAGATCCAAATCATCTGAGACCCTTGAAATATCGATGTCGTAAACAtcgtaacataaaaaattagcCATCGCTGCCACAAAGCTTGATTTTCCTGTACCTGAAGGACCGTATAAGAGGAAGCTTCGTTTCCAAACACGGCCTAGTCGATGATAGAATTGTCTGGCTTTAAGGAATGACTCAAGATCATATTTTACCTTGTTTTTGAGATCCGACTCCATGGCAATCGTCTCGAAAGTTGAGGGGTGAGTGAAGGGGACAGATCTCCACCGTTCGTTTTGGCTATGACGATGATTTTGGATACTTATGTATAGTctcaaatctttctttttctggtCGAGCTCATCGGAAACAGCGTGTATGTGTTGGAGATAAGGACGCAGAATTCTTCGCTTATCGGCTTTTCTTACCTTCAAAACGAAGGTTCTGCAAGTATTTGTGTCGTTCTTCTCTTGGTTTATCCAAGAAACCCGAGCTCCAAGAAAATCATCTTCAATGATTTGATTAGGATCGAGGCCGAGGACGATTTCGTTGGACTTTTTCCCTGTGAAAAGGTTAGTGAAATCTGAGTCTTCAATGGaagttaaagaatttaaataaatataaactttgcGATACAACTGATTCTCTTGCATATTTTCGTTGAATTCTGGAACCTTGAAGAATTGATACACATGAAAACAATCTTCGATCACTCTCCACCATTTCTTGGTAACGTATATCAACCCAGATTTAAATAAAAGCACTCGAATCAAAAACAACAAACCAAAGACGatgatcaaaataataaacgAGTTCCAGACAATCCCGAATACCATGACGGGTTTGGCTGGTATCTAACAAGGAAAACAATGGAAAAAAACACAGAAGAGGTAGTTACAACCTATAAAagggattttattttttttcctttttccaagAGAAAGTCATGTTTAAAAGGATAAATATGAAAAGAATTTATCTGATGGCATGAAATTGAGAAAACAGAAGGAAGAAACGTGAATGTGAAGGGAAGGGAAGAGAAGCAGAAGGAAAGGAGAGTCTTAGATGGAGCAGACTACTAATCAAATTGAGAGACGGCTAATTGCCGGCAAGTTTAATGGATCAAAAACAGAGGCGGAAAAAAGGAAGAGGAGAAGAGATGTTTTAGTTTCTCCGTCACAACCAGCCTAGATTttagatgaatttttttttgatatgatttgatcAGATTACATTCCTTTTTAATCTGCCTTCCAACTAATCCACACACGGTTTGGCCACGTCAGAATATCGAATATCATTTGAAGGGCAGAGCAAATACATATGACTTAAACAGAGATCAAACTTACGACGAAgctgtaattatttattttatttttgccacGTCATCTCTCTACATCCTTCCTTAAAAAACAATTGCAAGTTTGAATGGAAATGTTATTCGTATCTGCCATCAAATAAACACAaaggaatatttaatttttagaccAAGAAACATTTGAACTGGGTGGAAACGAGCCTGACCAAGTCTATATCGGATTCAGCACATTTTCGATTCATTTTAAATTaggtttaatttaagttttgtttgaatttatcaaatttatttaattatatatttataattagatttatattcattatttcaaacttatatttgGGTTCATTCGAATTaagcattttttatatttaaacaaatttattttaaatttaacctatcgttaaataaagttaaaaacaatgttatttattAAGAATTTATGGGAATCATGTTTGACTTACGTGCCAAAGACGACTCTagtttgggtttattttttattttattttttaaattgatatttaaattgatatttattattttgagtttgtattcaaatttattttaaattcgaataaattcacttaaaatttaGCACCAATGTATACGCGGCAGTGGCAGCCCCTATGTATATACTGACAAAAGAAGAAATTCGATAAgaaactaatatatatttttttaatccggCTATTGGGTTAAACGGCTAATATGAACACAAACGGAAGCTTTAATCGGTGGATGAGagaatacaaaatatataaaattaaaagattgaaagtgtgcatgatttattttctttattcataCTTTGTATTTCGAGGACTTTCATTTTGAGGGTGTACAAATTTAAACAGATAAAACTTAGTATAAAAGAGGATCGGagttagataaaaaaattaagtggtAACATGATTAATGTAAAAGGTTAACCATAGCTTCAAATTTCAAGCCCTTAGTACTCTTATGATGAAGtgatacaaaattattatataatgactaattatatataactatttcATTGACACTTAAATTTTGTGACACAAAAAAGgtataaattttcctttttaaaatatcataagaTAAATTCTTGGCCTTTCCATTCCTTGCTATTACAAGATTAGGGTGTTTTACTAAATTGAAAACATGTCATTATTATGTTTCCGTAACAATTGAATCTGTAATTTGTCTAAATTTGATTATCagtttaattatattcaattacgTAATTACGTATATAACCTTATCTTTTATCTTAAGTTGAAAATTATGTAAAAGTTAATGAAAACACTTTTTAgtttttacatttatattttttcgtaattaaattgtaaatacaaaaactaataacataatgataaatataagttttcaaatgataaattaaataattttaaaaacgtcatcttgtttaatataattttagtattttcaattttttactgtctcaaagattttataaaattgactttCTAGATACTTTCAATAACCAATTCTCACACGAATTACTAAAGATCCAATAAGTCTAACATTGATTCTATTAGACGTGTTAATTAGAGAAATTCATCCATAGTTATTATGATAGATATTTTGTATCCGAAAACTAGCATTACACCCTAATTTGATGTACTTATGGTTGACATAATTTTCATTATAACACAATTTATTatgatatgaatatattttCCATCACTTTCCCACATTTTCAGCTATAATTGGCTGTTTTTAGACTTTCCCAATCCTTAACATCGGTGCTCATACATACAACACCCATTTCTCCTTCAACTGAGCAACATGAAATGCGCAGACAAATAGAATTGTTCCCATAAGCGTGAAGTTGAAGGAGGCATAATATCTCCCCCTAAAAACTTGAACCACTGAGTAAAGTGCGATTTTAGTCCACCCAAGGCCTAGTGGTTTCGTTTCTGCGACAAATTTCTCTTCGTTGCCGCTCAGGCATCATAAGCATGATTAATTGGATTATTACATTAATAAACAAATCCAATATTATAACCAGTTGCATCGGCGTTGTTGCTAAAATTTCACGTATTTGTGGAAAAGACAGAAGAACATTCGTTTGGTTGGTCTCCAGTCAAGAGTCAGTTCAAGCCTACCGTCACCTTATTTGATCCGTATATTTGGCACTTTAGTTTGGTGAAACGCCGAAGAaggaaatgaaatttaaaacgACCTGCACATGCCCTTGACTTGACTACATTCATGGCTGGATTGTGCAGGCAAGTTAGGCAGATGTAATGTTGTTCATGGTTAAGCCCACCGCTTTAAGTTGGACTACTCATCTGTCCATattcaaaaacagaaaataatttaattagaaatcTATTCACAATTCTACCTCTTTGATTATTATCGATTTGTTAGCATTGTCagtcaattttataaattgattcttcaaataaaactatatatacacacaaataatat from Mangifera indica cultivar Alphonso chromosome 8, CATAS_Mindica_2.1, whole genome shotgun sequence includes:
- the LOC123224134 gene encoding LOW QUALITY PROTEIN: AAA-ATPase At2g46620-like (The sequence of the model RefSeq protein was modified relative to this genomic sequence to represent the inferred CDS: inserted 1 base in 1 codon), translated to MVFGIVWNSFIILIIVFGLLFLIRVLLFKSGLIYVTKKWWRVIEDCFHVYQFFKVPEFNENMQENQLYRKVYIYLNSLTSIEDSDFTNLFTGKKSNEIVLGLDPNQIIEDDFLGARVSWINQEKNDTNTCRTFVLKVRKADKRRILRPYLQHIHAVSDELDQKKKDLRLYISIQNHRHSQNERWRSVPFTHPSTFETIAMESDLKNKVKYDLESFLKARQFYHRLGRVWKRSFLLYGPSGTGKSSFVAAMANFLCYDVYDIDISRVSDDLDLKMLLLQTTSKSVILIEDLDRFLVDKSTAVSLSGVSNFMDGILNSCCLEERIMVFTMNSKELIDPAILRPGRIDVHIHFPLCNFSAFKTLANSYLGLKDHKLFPQVEEIFQSGASLSPAEIGELMIANRNSPSRALKSVITALQXDGDGRGSSSIGQRLYESWSRKSLDETGDSSSVFRENTVKEFKKLYGLLRIKSSRKDQSYDLSVEQKEG